Genomic DNA from Hymenobacter jejuensis:
TTTCGTCTTTACCCTTCTTTTTCTTCTTTTTACCGCCTTCATCCATGTTGTCGAAGTTGCCGGTGCTTGGTGGGGCCGTAGCAATCTTACGTTGCTTGGCTTCGCCTAGGTAGTCTTTGCGGAAGTGGTTGAGGAAAAGCTGCACCTCCTGGTCGTCGCCGAGGTAGAAGCCGTAGGTGGTAGCCGTGTTGTAGTCGCCTTTGGCTTTGTACCCGATGATCTCGTCGAAAGAGCCGTGCTGGGCTTTCGTCAGGAGCACGTTGTTGGTGTACTTCAGGTAATACCACGTCTGCGGCTCGGCCTCCAAGTACAGTTCCACCACGTCGCCCGTCGATTCTTTCTTGATCTCAACATAGCCGTCGATCAGCGCGTTGATGTCCTTCTTCAATATGCTGACGAGGCCAATTTTGCCTACTGAGTGCCACGAGCGTTGCTTTTCCGACCACACCAAGTCCACTTTGTTCAGGACGATGGTGTGCAGAAACTTGCTCGACACTTTTTGCAGCGCCATATAGCCCCCTTTGCGGTTGGCGTACTCCTGCACTGCTTTGCTGCCGGCAAACTCGCCCATTTTATACAGCTGCGACTCCGAGTTGTCGAGGGCTTCGGGCGCGCCTTTCGCGTTCTTGGCTAAGTCTTCGCCCATCGCCAGGATGGCTTTCTCCGGCATGTTGATGTCAAAGGCCATGAAAGTATCCAGCTGGTAAATGTTGCTGTCGGGCTTGGCATAGCCGAGGCCAGAGGCCGTGAGCGCGTAATCCTTGTTGGAATTGATCAGGTTCAGCTTGCCACGGAACGTCATGGCCGCCGTCGAATCCTGAAAATTGAGCACGCTACCCTCGTACAAGTTACTGTTAGACAGATCATTGCGCGTGATCGTGAAATTGCGCTTTTTGGCGTCGTAGCTCAGCATGCCGTCCACCTGAAACAGGTTCATATCGGTTACGCCGGGCTTGTTGGCCACAAACAGCGGGTACACTTTCTGCGTCGCATCCGACACAAAAAGGCCCGTCATCATCGGCACGCCGTCATCGGATTTGGGCTCCATGAGCTTGATGCGTACCCCTTTCGGATCGATGCTGTCCTGCACAGCAAACCACTGCGCCGCCGCCGGATTTTTGCTGAACTCCAGTCGCGACTGGCCATCAAACGCAAAGCCTTTGCGTTGCGAATTCAGCGTTACGTTGCCCCGGTATGCGATACGCGGTGCCAAATGGAATTTATCGGCGGGCTGAATATTAGCCACGGCAATGGTGGGTGGCGCAAACGGGTGCCCCTCGTCTTTGTTGCCGCGCAAGAGGCTCTTGGCCAGCCCCTTGCCACTGCGCGCCACTGCGCCTTTCGTCGCAGCCGAGTCTACGGTAAAGTTGGCAAACTTAATGGCAAACGAATCGGCCGAAGCGTTTTTGTACTTGTATAACGCATTGCCCGTGAAGGCATTACGCGAAAGCACTTTGATATCGCCTTTGTAGAGGCTGTGGTACTTGGTCAGCGTGTCCAGCACCACATTGGCGTTCTGAAAAGACCGCATCTGAGCATTTGCCAACACGTACACCTTATTGCTGTCCGGCTCAATCCAAGCATCGGCAGCGGCAATGTGTGGCACGCCACCGGCCACCAAACGGTAGCGGCTTAGGTCGTACTGGCCGGTAAGAGCACGGAATTTCAGGCCGTGCTGCTCAGGCTTAGTAGAGTAGAAATACGACCGCGTAGAGTCGGCGCCGGGCGCCACACGCATCTGCACCGTCTTCTTTTTGAAGTCCCATTTGCCGCCACTCAGCGTGGTTTTGTAATCCGAATACGGCAGGTCGATGCTGGCTTTACTGCCTTCTTCGCGGGTAAAATCGGCGTATCCTTGCTTCAAATCGTAGTTGAACGCCACCTCATTAGCCGTAAGTGCGGGCTTGTTTGGCTCTGCCGATTTGATGTTCAGCGTCGATTTTTTGCCTTGGTAATTTGTAGGTTTAAAGGTGAACTGTGGCGAGCGAATAAACGACTGCGGGCCCTCCATCCGGCCATCGCCATACAGGCCACCGGGGGTCAGAATAGCTGTGCCTTTAAAGCCATAGTCGCCAGTATAGAACTTCATCGCTGCCGCGTCGCGCGGGGTGGTCAAATACATCGAGTCGGCTTTCACCACCCACTTCATGCCGTAGCCCGGCAGCAACGACACCTTCGCAAACTCAACCCCATTCAGCGGCCCCGGCGTGATGGTAGCCGACTTACCCACCGTCACGACGGAGTCGCGGTAGAAGATGAACTGGTCGCTTTGTAGCGTCCCCGTGAGGTATTTGATGTCGCCAATGCCCTGAATACCGCGGTTGCTCATCTGCACCTTGTTGAACAAGCGGCCTTTGCCGCCATACAACGGAAATCCTTCTTTGGGCACGTTGTACACAAAGCCCAGAGAGCCATCTTCTTGCAGGCTTAGCTTGGTCTTGAATTCGGGCATAATGCCGCCCGACACGAACGTGCCCTTGAAGCCCACCGCCGAACGATTTTTATTATTCAACGAGTCAATTCGGAACGGCGGAATGTCGAAGTAAACGGTCGTGTCGTAAGCGCCGCCCAGTACTTCGGGCTTGTCGAAATAGACGTAGGCACCGGTCGAGGCGTCAAACGAAGGGAACGCGCCCAGCTTCTTGCGGCCCGATTTGTTGCGCGGATCGTTGATGTAGAGGCGGCCCGCCGAGGTTTTCTTTTTGTTGGTCAGCGTAAAGTCGGTGTCTTTGCGGGCTTTCATCACCGAACCTTTTGATCCTTTGCCTTTTACAATGATCGAGTCGATTTTGGTTAGGTCGATGTAAAAGCCGTCGTAATCAAACTTAAACTCTTTGCCCTTGAACACGAAAGCCGACGCTACCACCGTACCGTTGAACAGCACACCGCGGTTTTTCTGGATGCGGATGACGCTGCTGTCCGGCTTCACAAACACGGTTACGGAGTCGTCGGAGAAGTTGAAGCGATCGACGCCACGCACGATCAGGTCGTTGTTGGCGAGGTTGAGCGTAGCATTTTTGCCATTGGGCGCCAACGATTTGATGGCAATGTGGTCGTAGTCTTTCTTACCCCGCGACGAGCTAACGTAGTGATTGGCTTTAGGCAGCAGCGTAATCTGCTCGGTTTGGGGGTCCCACTTCACGTAGCCATCGCGTGCCAAGCCCGCCGCAGCCGACCGAACGTTATCGGGCTTTACCTTTAGCTCCGTCGATAACTCCTCAACGGTCAGCACTTTACGGTTATCGTGTGCTTGGCTGTAGCCAACCACCATTTGCAGTGGGTGCAGCTTGTTGATGGCTTTGATTTGCTGGTAGCGGGTGTTGGTGTAGAATTCTTTCGATTCGAAGCTGGCGGTTACTTGGTTTTTGGCAGTCAGGATAGAAAACTCGATGGCGGAAGTGCGGATGGGCCACGTCAGCAGCTCCGTCGCAATTTCCATCTGGTGATACGAGTCATAATACGGCGTCGATTTGTAGAGGCCATCTTCGCGGGTGAGCTGCAATACCTGCCGCGCTTTCGAGAATTTCAGCTTCACCCCCGGATGCGTCAGCGAGTCGCTTTTGTCCTGGTAAATCGTGACCGCCGCCCGTGCCGCCGAAATCAGCGAATCGCCCAGCACATAGGCACTAGAGCTAGCCCGAAACTTCGGTTTGCCATCTACATCCACAAAAATGCGTGAAAGGCTGCCGTCGAGCGAGGCGCTCAGCGTGCGCGCACCCGCCAACGAGAATCCGCCGAAGTAGCGAATGTTCTGACCAATGTTTTTGACGCGGGCATCGTTGGTGAGCGAAATAAACCGCGGATATCCTGCGTCCGTGGCACCTGGTTTCTTCTTCACGCTCTTGTAAGCCAGCGCGCCCTGAATCGGGGCTTCCAGCACGGCCGGATAGGTGAGCGTCACGGGCTGCGCCGTAAACTCAGCCTTCGAAATATCGAAGTCGTAATTATTCAGGTCGGCCGTAACGGGATTGTTATTCAACGTCCAAGCGTACTGTCCGCCCTGCCCCACAAAGCGGCTCTGAATGGGCACAACCACCCCGCTGGTTTTCCGAATGTAGATGGAGTCACTGGCGGTAGCCATAAACATATCCGCATCCTTCAGCAACAGCACCGGCCCCCGCCGATTGGGCGCCACATAGGTATCATAAGCGGCGTAAGCAGGCTCCACAACGGGCTCAGGTTCAGGCACTTTGGCTGGCGTTGCCGTCTTGGTTTTGGCCGGAGTAGTTTTGGCTGCGGCTTTTTTGGGCGTGCCCCACCCGTCGTCGGCAGCGCCCCAGCCCCCGCCGGTATCCCAGAGGTCGGCCGTGTCCCAACCGCTGCTGCTTTTCTTTTTGGGAGCAGGTTTAGCAGCGGGCTTAGCCGGCGTTGTGGTTTTGAGCGGTTCCGTCTTGACTACCGGAGCGGGCTCTACGGGCTTGGCGGGTGCCACGGCCGGCGCCGGCTGCGGCATATCCGTTTCGTTGTAAGCAAATGAGAATGAGCCACCTACCACGCGCAGGCTGTTGTAGCGCGAACGGTATAAAAACTTGGTTTCCAGAAACTGAGCGGCACTCAACAGAAACTTTTCCGTGTCGCGCACGGGCTCCTTGTCCAGCGTTTTGGCCGTCACGTCCAGGAACTCGTCCATCTGCTTATCCGACAGGCTTTGCACCGTGGCGCCGCCTGTGATGGCCGTAAACAGCGCTTCGAAATGCGGGCGTGGCTTGAATTTCTTCAGCAGCATTTGCTGCGATATCTCGATAATTTTGGCTTGCTGCGTGGCCGTCAGCTTGTTGCTGGCCCAAAGCTGCTGCAGCTTAGCCGCCGAGGCTTTGGCGGCAGCGTTGTTGGTGCTGGCCATCATGTTCTGCACGTCCGCAATGTACTGTACCGGCTCGGTTGCCAGCCGGCCAGAAAAGCGAGGCACGGCCGCTGCAGGAGCGGGCTGTTGTTTGGGCGTTTGCGGTTTAGATTGCTGGGCCCACGCAGGAACACTTATCAATAGGACCGCCGTGCAAACCCACCCAAAAACACGATTCTTCATTCTACACTCCATCATAACCTAATAAGACGGCTACAATTTCGGAAAAAGCAGGCATACTTTCGTCAAAAATGCCGGCAATCCACGAATCCACTTCATATGGCAGCTTTTTAGCCATTCTCTTGCTGGCTGTTGCTGCAGTATTGCGCCTACCTGCTCATACCCTTTCTAGGTTAAATACAATAATTGAGTCCGAATTTCCGCTTCCTAAGCCATCGCCCTCGCACTAGTACTATCGCGGCGTAACAGGAAAAAACGGGGACTTACTTAATCCAGAACGAATAACGCTGCAAACCAATCATTTATGTGCAGCATAAAGCTTGCCAGGGAGATTAACGATCAAAAAGCTTTTATTACAAGTACTTGGTAATCAGTTATTTACAGAAATAATGTAAAGAGCTAGCGTAGCCAGCGTTACTTAGGCCGCACGGATGATTCGCGGATCAGGATTTCGGGTTGCAACACGATACGCCGCGGGGAAAAGCGGCCGGAATGGTCATCCAGCATTTCCAGAAACAGGCGCACAGCCGTTTGCCCCATTTGCTCGCAGTGCTGATCGACGGAAGTAAGGCGCGGCTCCGTCAGAGATGTGAAGGTCTCGTTGCTAAACCCAGCCAGCGCTACATCGTGGGGCACGCGTAACTGATGGCTCTTTAATACCTGCATCGCCCCTACAACGGAGAAGTCGCTGGAAGAAAAAACTGCGTCGGGCCGAACTGGCAATTTCAGCAGTTTTTCCATGCCCTCGACCCCATCCTCGAGCTTCATATCGCAGTAATAGACCAAGTTTTCGTCGTACGGAATACCGTAGGCACGCAAAGCGTCGAGGTAACCTTGGTGACGGTTTTTGTAGATATTCAGGTGTTGCGGACCGGCAAAATGGGCGATGCGTGTGTTGCCTTGCTCAAGCAAGTGCTTCATGATTTGGTAAGCGCCTTGGTAGTCGTCGATGATGACGGCGCTGACATTGAGGCCGTCGAGCATGCGGTCGAAAAACACCAGTGGAATCTCGCGTTTACGAACCTTCTCGAAATGCTTGAAATCGTGCGTAGTCCGCGACAACGACACCAAAATGCCTTCTACCTGCGCATTCATCAACGTTTCGATGTTTTTGCGCTCGCTGGCCACGTCCTCGTTCGACTGGCAGATCATCACGTTAAAGCCGGCTTTGCTCGCGACCTTTTCGATGCCATGCATCACGGAAGAAAAAAAGTGACCGTCGATGTGCGGTACCATTACCCCGAGCAGGTTACTGCGGCCTTTGCGCAGCGCCGCCGCCAAATGGTTGGGCTGGTAGTTGACCTGCTCAGCCATTTGCCACACGCGCTTCTTCGTACCGTCGCTGATGCTAGGATGGTTGCTAAGCGCCCGCGACACGGTTGAGATGGAGATTCCCAACTCCTTAGCCATGTCTGCTATGGATGCCCGATTACTAGCCACTTTTTTGTTTATTATGAGATCCGCGCAAACGATTGCATAAACGTATTAAACTGCTTGGACATTTCAAATTTTCCAGGTACTATCTTGTTGTCAGTGATATATATACCGAATTCAAGAAAGCTTCTGCTCATTTTGAAAATAGCACGGTCCGAAATGAGTAGAAGCCAAGCCAGCAGGAAGATCCTTAATTTCCGCCCCTAGAATCTGACGTGAAGAGCAGAATTAAAGATTCTAGCGCCCACTCAGGCCAAGGCAGAATGCTTTATTGATTATTGAGCGTAAAATCATCAAAAGTGGCCGTGGCCGTTGCAGGTCCACGTGCTAGGAGGCCCGCCCGCACACCGCGGTCCCAAGGCGGCAAGTACGTACCGTTTATTGCCTGACCATTGGCAGGAAGGTTTTGCCAAGTTTTGCCCGCGTCGGCGCTCCAACTGAAGCGATATTGATTGCCGCCTTGAGCTTGCAGCCTCAACATTAAGGCTTTGCTATTTGGCAAGGCCACTTCACCAAGCGCTTGCTGTTTGCCTTTTTCTAGTTGCCAAAGCCGCAATTTGCCGTCGCCGGCGGTGAGCGCAATGGTGTTGTCAGGGTCACCAAGGGCGGCAATGCCAGCTACTGTTCCGGTAGGCAGGGCGGCGGGCTGTAGCAATGTGGTGGTAGCCGTGTAGTCAGTGGTGTAGGTATGATGGCCCAAAGCCGCGCCACTGTGGTCGGGGCGGGCGGAGAGCAGTAGTTTGCCGTCGCGCACAGTAAAGGTGGGCTTTTGCTCTATCGGCCACTGCCAGCTCGCAACCAAGTTGGTGCCCTTGAAGTCATCGGATACGTTTTGACTAGCCACATTGAAGGCTGGGGCGGCATTGGCGCCTTGTGGAAACTCGGGCCAGCCGGCGGGCGTCCAAACAAATTCGCTCAGCACTCCCTGCCGACCCACAAATTCGAAGCTGCGCGTGTCGTAAGCATGGTGCAGCAGAAACCAGCGATTGTCTCGTTGCGTGACGGTGCCGTGACCGGGGCAGGTCCAGCTGCCATTTTTAGTCAGAATAGGATTCTTTTCGTATTTCTCCCAAGGACCCAGCAACTTACGCGATCGGGCCACCCCAATGCCGTAGGTACAGTTGTGGCCGCAGCAGCCGTTGCCGGCATAAAAAGCATAGAAATAGTCGCCGTGTCGCACGATGCTGGCGCCTTCTACGAGGTTGCCTTCCCAAGGTATTGTGTTACGAAACAACTCGGTTTTTTCGCCCGTGAGGGCAGTGCGGTCGTCGTTGATGCGCTGCGCCCAGATTGGCGTAGGCCGGTTCTGGCTATTGCCATCTTCTTTCCACACTATGTAGAGTTGATTGTTCTCGTCGCGGATCGGGAAAGCGTCAATCGAGCCATCCTCCTGCCCTACCAACGGGCCGTGGTCGCGGTATGGGCCCGCCGGGTTGTCGGCGCTAGCTACGCCTACACTCAGCGGGCCATTCTTCTTGTGAGCCGTGTAAAACACGTACGTCTTGCCATTTTCCTCGCTGATTTCAGGGGCCCAGAAGTAGTAATCGGCCCAGTCGGGCGGCTGATTCGGAAACACATGTCCTACCAATTCCCAATCTGTCAAATTCTTGGATTTGAGCAACGGAAAAATCGGACCCCAGTTGGAAGAAGTAGCCGTTGCCCAGTACGTATCGCCGATTTTAGTGACGGACGGATCGGGAAAGTCGCCGGGCAACACGAGGCTGGTTCCGGCACTGACGATATTGGTTGGGCCTTGAGCACTTTCTACGGCGGCCGGAACACTGCTCGTGTTGGTAGAGGCCTGCCGCTGGCAGGCAGTTGCCAATAGCCCCGCGGTCAAGGTCAACCACGCCGTTCCTTTTCGCAGGTCAGAGAATAGAGAAGTCACAAAGCAAGAATTAGGGTGGGAGTTCGGAAGCTTATTGTATACCAATGATTACCAACAACTTATTCTTATTCTCCACTTGGCTTATTGATGAGCACATTTAGGGAGACAGGAGTGCCAAAATTGGGCGTGCCGTCAGGATTCCAGCCGAATTTCTGCATGCGCGGCACGCGTTGGTTGCCGCAACGCTGGTTTGGGCCCGCGTTCGCGTGGTAGATAATCCAGTCTTCTTGCCCGTCCTTCGATTTGAAGAAGCCGTTGTGGCCAGGACCGTAGGCCTCACTCGCCGCATTTTTGGTGAATACCGGCGTGGCCGATTTGGTCCAGGACGCCAGTTTCATCGGGTCGGCAGTGGAAGAAGCAGTTAGCATCCCTAAGGCGTAATCGTCAGTATCGCAATGGCTTGCCGAGTATACCAGAAAAGTTTTGCCGCCATGCTGAATTACTTCCGGGCCTTCGTTTACGTCGGGTTCGCCGTTCTTTTCCCACTCATACTCGGGATGCGAAAGCTCTACGCGCGGGCCGGTAAGCGTCCAGGGGTTGCTCATTTCGGAGATGTACAGGCGCTGCACCGTGCTTTGCCCGTCTTGGCCCGACCACAGGAAATACCGCTTGCCGTTTTGCTCCATCACTGTACCATCAATGGCCCAATAATCTTCGGTGGGGTTGTAAATACGACCTTTTTCAACCCAAGTGCCCGTGGTAGGATCGGCGGCCGTATTTTCCAGTACCCACGTGCGCTGCCCGCCGCAGCAGTTGCCAGGGCCGGCCGTAAAATACACGTACCATTTGCCGTCGAGGAAGTGAATTTCGGGGGCCCAAACGTCTTTGGAGTTGGGTCCGGAGGTGGGCGGCGACCAGATGACTTTGCTGAACGCTGAATTCAACTCCGACATCTTCGCAGTCTTGCGAAGCTGCAAGTCGCCTCCGGTCGTGTTCATGTAATAGTAATAGCCGTCTTTCTGGTAGACCCACGGATCAGGGCCTGATGATAGCAGTGGATTTTTGAATTGGGTACTTCTAACAACGGGGGGAGTAACCGGCGTTGGGGTGCCGCCCGGGTTCGTTTTTTTGCAGGAAGCACTTGCGAGCAGCAACGCAACCGCAACGAGTCGCCAGGAACGATGAATGAAAATCATGGTTGTGGAATTAAGAGCAAATTCTTTTTAAAACCTTATCTATTTGATAAATAAGCAGTTATATATAGATGTAAACCTCATAAAAATCTGTTACTAAGGAGCGCAGATCACATTATGCCATGGAAGTTTGCTAGCGATGGCAACATAAAGAATACGGCATAAAAACAGCCGCTCCAGCTTGTGTGTACAAGGCCGAAACGGCTGTTTAATTCAACTCACTTTGTGGGCAGCCTTACCATTGGGGGTTTTGCTGCAACTGGGCAATGTTCACGTCGTTGCGCGGGATGGGCAAATATTTGGATTTGCCTACCACAAATAGGCTAAAGTCAGCGTCGCGGGTTTTCAGCTGATCGATGCCGGCCTGGTTATCCAGCAAGCCCCACCGGATCAGGTCGTGCCAGCGGGTATTTTCGCCGGCCAGTTCCGTTACGCGCTCGTGCATGATCTGGGTGCGCAAGTCACTCTGGCTCATACTACCCAGCGGAGCCAGTTGCACGCGGGCGCGCACTTGGTTGATCAGCGGGATGGCAGCCGCCGTCTGGCCTTGCTCGTTGAGCGCTTCGGCTTGCATCAGCAACACGTCGGCATAGCGGATGACGCGGAAGTTGATGGGAGAATAGTAGCCTTCTGCGTCGCGCCAGTAATCATTTTCGTACTTGCGCCAATACACGCGGTTGCGGTTGTACTCATCGGTTTTGAAGCGTTCCTCCAAGGTCATTTTATCGTAGGCCAGTTGGTCCTGATCGACTGGGTCAGTCGGGTCGACAGGATAGCCCGCACGCGAACGCGCAAAGAATAAGGTAGTAGCCAAGCGGGGATCCTTTTTGCCTGCGGTAGTGCGTTCTTTCAAGAACTCGGTGATGAGCCACGGGCGAGCTTCGCCATCGGTCCAGCCTTTGCCCGGCAAGCCAAAGAACTGCGAGCGCTGGAGAGCTTCCGAAGCGCCAGCAAAGTCATCGTCACGGTCGGCGCTGTATTCGCCAACAAACTGCACCTCAAAAACCGACTCCGAATTGTTTTCGCTGGTGTGCCGGAAATTATCGTAGAAGTTCGGGGCTAAGGAGTAGCCCATTTTCATTACTTCGGCAAACTGAGTGCTGGCCTCAGCCCACTTGCGCTGCTGCATATATACTTTGCCCAGCAAGGCAGTAGCGGCCCCTTTGGTAGCACGACCCACGTCAGCGCCGGTATATTTTTCGTCTAGGCCAGCCTTGGCGGTTTGCAGATCGGCAATGACCAAGTTCCATACTTCCTGTTCGCTAGCAGCTTGCGGCGGGCGGTAGTCTGCGCTGGAAGGTTCCGTTGCCAATACGGGGCGGCCATACAGTTCCACCAAGTTGAAATAGTTGAGCGCCCGCAGAAAATGTGCTTCGGCCAGTATGCGCGTCTTCAGCTTGTCATTCATCTGAATAGCAGGCACATACGACAATACTTGGTTTGCGCGGTTAACGGCCTGGTAGTGGTTGGCCCAAGTATCGCGGTTTACTTCGAAGTCGTAATCCGTAAGCACAGTTTTGGTAAAGTTCTGTAGCTCAGGCCAGGGGCTCGAAGAAAATCCTTCATCAGAACGAATGTCATAACCGAAATGAATCCAGCGGCGGTAGGTACCGTTGAGTTGTAAGCCGCTATAGGCCGCAGTTAGGCCTTTCAGCGCGTCGGCTTCAGTTTTCCAGAACGACTCGGTGGTCGGAGCGTTCGGGTTCGGTTGATTTAGCAAGTCTTTTTCGCAAGCGGTGGTCAGCAGCAGGCAGCTGGCCAAGATTGCGAAGGCTCGGGTTTTATAAGTAGTCATGAGTGTAAGAAGATTGATAGGTTAGAAACCGAGCTGAATGCCAGCCGTAACCGTGCGCAGATTGGGGTAGTTGCCCTCGTCAACGCCACGGGCTAAAGGCCCAGCACCCACGATTTCGGGGTCGTAGCCGGTATATTTCGTTGCCGTTAATAAGTTCTGACCCGTCAGATAGATTCGTAAGCTACCGATGCCTTTCACGCGCTCCAGCAACGTTTTGGGCAGGGTGTAACCTAGCTGCACGTTTTTCAAACGCAGATAAGAGCCGTTTTCGAGCCAACGATCCGAGAGCGGCGAGGCGTTGAGGCCACCCCCTAGCAGCGGACGCGGCGTGCTGGTCGAGGGGTTGCTAGGCGTCCAGGGGTTTAAGTCGGCGCGGAAGTTGCCGTTGTCGTCCATGCGGTCTGTCCAGTAGCGGGTCACGTTGTAGATATCGTTGCCCTGCACACCTTGCAGGAACGCCGTCAGGTCGAATGCTTTGTAGCCGAAGTTCAGGTTCAGGCCATATTGCAGCTTGGGGAACGGGCTGCCCGTGAA
This window encodes:
- a CDS encoding glycoside hydrolase family 43 protein encodes the protein MIFIHRSWRLVAVALLLASASCKKTNPGGTPTPVTPPVVRSTQFKNPLLSSGPDPWVYQKDGYYYYMNTTGGDLQLRKTAKMSELNSAFSKVIWSPPTSGPNSKDVWAPEIHFLDGKWYVYFTAGPGNCCGGQRTWVLENTAADPTTGTWVEKGRIYNPTEDYWAIDGTVMEQNGKRYFLWSGQDGQSTVQRLYISEMSNPWTLTGPRVELSHPEYEWEKNGEPDVNEGPEVIQHGGKTFLVYSASHCDTDDYALGMLTASSTADPMKLASWTKSATPVFTKNAASEAYGPGHNGFFKSKDGQEDWIIYHANAGPNQRCGNQRVPRMQKFGWNPDGTPNFGTPVSLNVLINKPSGE
- a CDS encoding family 43 glycosylhydrolase, translated to MTSLFSDLRKGTAWLTLTAGLLATACQRQASTNTSSVPAAVESAQGPTNIVSAGTSLVLPGDFPDPSVTKIGDTYWATATSSNWGPIFPLLKSKNLTDWELVGHVFPNQPPDWADYYFWAPEISEENGKTYVFYTAHKKNGPLSVGVASADNPAGPYRDHGPLVGQEDGSIDAFPIRDENNQLYIVWKEDGNSQNRPTPIWAQRINDDRTALTGEKTELFRNTIPWEGNLVEGASIVRHGDYFYAFYAGNGCCGHNCTYGIGVARSRKLLGPWEKYEKNPILTKNGSWTCPGHGTVTQRDNRWFLLHHAYDTRSFEFVGRQGVLSEFVWTPAGWPEFPQGANAAPAFNVASQNVSDDFKGTNLVASWQWPIEQKPTFTVRDGKLLLSARPDHSGAALGHHTYTTDYTATTTLLQPAALPTGTVAGIAALGDPDNTIALTAGDGKLRLWQLEKGKQQALGEVALPNSKALMLRLQAQGGNQYRFSWSADAGKTWQNLPANGQAINGTYLPPWDRGVRAGLLARGPATATATFDDFTLNNQ
- a CDS encoding RagB/SusD family nutrient uptake outer membrane protein, yielding MTTYKTRAFAILASCLLLTTACEKDLLNQPNPNAPTTESFWKTEADALKGLTAAYSGLQLNGTYRRWIHFGYDIRSDEGFSSSPWPELQNFTKTVLTDYDFEVNRDTWANHYQAVNRANQVLSYVPAIQMNDKLKTRILAEAHFLRALNYFNLVELYGRPVLATEPSSADYRPPQAASEQEVWNLVIADLQTAKAGLDEKYTGADVGRATKGAATALLGKVYMQQRKWAEASTQFAEVMKMGYSLAPNFYDNFRHTSENNSESVFEVQFVGEYSADRDDDFAGASEALQRSQFFGLPGKGWTDGEARPWLITEFLKERTTAGKKDPRLATTLFFARSRAGYPVDPTDPVDQDQLAYDKMTLEERFKTDEYNRNRVYWRKYENDYWRDAEGYYSPINFRVIRYADVLLMQAEALNEQGQTAAAIPLINQVRARVQLAPLGSMSQSDLRTQIMHERVTELAGENTRWHDLIRWGLLDNQAGIDQLKTRDADFSLFVVGKSKYLPIPRNDVNIAQLQQNPQW
- a CDS encoding LacI family DNA-binding transcriptional regulator, whose product is MAKELGISISTVSRALSNHPSISDGTKKRVWQMAEQVNYQPNHLAAALRKGRSNLLGVMVPHIDGHFFSSVMHGIEKVASKAGFNVMICQSNEDVASERKNIETLMNAQVEGILVSLSRTTHDFKHFEKVRKREIPLVFFDRMLDGLNVSAVIIDDYQGAYQIMKHLLEQGNTRIAHFAGPQHLNIYKNRHQGYLDALRAYGIPYDENLVYYCDMKLEDGVEGMEKLLKLPVRPDAVFSSSDFSVVGAMQVLKSHQLRVPHDVALAGFSNETFTSLTEPRLTSVDQHCEQMGQTAVRLFLEMLDDHSGRFSPRRIVLQPEILIRESSVRPK